The proteins below come from a single Bryobacter aggregatus MPL3 genomic window:
- the galK gene encoding galactokinase: protein MTTTFRAPGRVNLIGEHTDYNEGFVLPAAIGFHTTVTVTPSQKLELYTASNAPEGWEIYVLGVYEQLLKHGIEVPPARLDFSSTLPMGAGLSSSAALEVSSALAFLSLAETRLQRMNIARLCQLAEIENVGLRCGIMDQFISLHGQADHAVLLDCRNFDFKAVPIPEGIVFVIANTMIKHQLADGEYNLRREECEIAATDLGVSSLRDATSWGDNKRARHIVTENQRVLSFVEALESGDLASLGELMASSHASLRGDFEVSCPELDIMVEEAQTCPGLIGARMTGGGFGGSTINLVHADQAEAFRAELARRYYAKTGINPSLLITRAADSAS, encoded by the coding sequence ATGACCACTACTTTCCGCGCGCCTGGACGCGTCAATCTGATTGGGGAACACACCGATTACAACGAAGGCTTTGTCCTCCCGGCGGCCATCGGTTTTCACACCACCGTTACAGTCACTCCTTCCCAAAAACTAGAACTCTATACTGCGAGCAACGCACCCGAAGGCTGGGAAATCTATGTCCTGGGGGTCTACGAACAACTCCTCAAGCATGGGATTGAAGTTCCGCCGGCACGTCTCGATTTCAGCAGCACGCTACCGATGGGAGCCGGCCTTTCGAGTTCTGCCGCTCTCGAAGTCTCCAGCGCCCTGGCCTTTCTGAGCCTGGCCGAAACACGTCTGCAACGCATGAACATCGCCCGGCTCTGCCAGCTTGCCGAGATCGAAAATGTTGGCCTGCGCTGCGGCATTATGGACCAGTTCATCTCTCTGCATGGCCAGGCAGACCACGCGGTTCTGCTCGATTGCCGCAACTTCGATTTCAAAGCGGTGCCCATCCCGGAGGGCATTGTCTTTGTGATCGCAAACACGATGATCAAGCACCAGCTGGCCGATGGAGAGTACAACCTGCGCCGTGAGGAATGCGAAATCGCCGCAACCGATCTCGGCGTCAGTAGTTTGCGCGATGCGACGTCCTGGGGCGACAACAAACGGGCGCGTCACATCGTTACGGAGAATCAGCGGGTTCTGAGCTTTGTCGAAGCGCTGGAATCCGGAGATCTGGCATCGCTCGGCGAACTGATGGCTTCCTCACACGCGAGTCTGCGCGGCGACTTTGAGGTCTCTTGTCCGGAGCTCGACATCATGGTGGAAGAGGCGCAGACTTGTCCTGGGCTGATCGGAGCCCGGATGACGGGCGGCGGCTTTGGCGGCTCGACCATCAACCTGGTTCATGCCGATCAGGCCGAAGCGTTCCGTGCCGAACTCGCCCGCCGCTACTATGCGAAAACCGGCATCAATCCGAGCCTGTTGATCACTCGTGCCGCGGATAGTGCCTCGTGA
- a CDS encoding UDP-glucose--hexose-1-phosphate uridylyltransferase — MNLPHRRWNPLNGEWVLVSPHRALRPWQGQVDAAQEAAALAYDPSCYLCPGNERAAGKHNPNYEGTYVFENDFPALLTHQTNPIQMGLLRSEPACGICRVLCYSPHHSIRPSTGIVDAWCEQSAELFAHPDIQSVQIFENRGAMMGASNPHPHGQIWATSFIPPELVKETNTRVLGDYWKQEWQLAERLVCSNEHWVVVVPYWAIWPFETLVIPRRAVGRLTDLEDVERETLSEILERLTARYDKLFDTSFPYTMGWHQRPNGVADFYLHAHYYPPLLRSATIRKFMVGFEMLAMPQRDITPESAAQLLRS; from the coding sequence GTGAATCTGCCGCATCGCCGCTGGAACCCGCTCAATGGGGAGTGGGTTCTTGTCTCTCCCCACCGCGCGCTGCGTCCCTGGCAAGGCCAGGTGGATGCAGCGCAGGAGGCTGCGGCGCTGGCTTATGATCCCAGCTGCTATCTCTGTCCGGGCAACGAGCGGGCGGCAGGCAAACACAATCCGAATTACGAAGGCACCTATGTCTTCGAGAATGACTTCCCCGCTCTGCTGACGCACCAAACGAACCCAATTCAGATGGGTCTGCTGCGATCGGAACCAGCCTGTGGCATCTGCCGCGTCCTCTGCTATTCGCCGCACCACTCGATTCGCCCTTCCACCGGAATCGTCGACGCCTGGTGTGAGCAGTCGGCCGAGCTCTTTGCGCATCCCGATATCCAGTCCGTACAGATCTTCGAGAATCGCGGCGCCATGATGGGGGCCTCGAACCCACATCCACATGGACAGATCTGGGCCACCAGCTTCATTCCTCCCGAACTCGTGAAAGAGACCAACACACGCGTTCTTGGGGACTACTGGAAGCAGGAATGGCAACTGGCCGAGCGGCTGGTCTGTTCGAACGAGCACTGGGTGGTTGTTGTTCCCTATTGGGCGATTTGGCCCTTTGAAACGCTAGTCATTCCTCGGCGTGCCGTCGGCCGCCTCACGGATCTTGAGGATGTGGAACGCGAGACGCTGAGTGAGATTCTCGAGCGGCTGACTGCTCGCTACGACAAGCTCTTCGACACCAGCTTCCCCTACACCATGGGCTGGCACCAGCGGCCGAATGGCGTTGCCGATTTCTATCTGCACGCCCACTACTACCCGCCGTTGCTGCGTTCGGCAACGATTCGCAAGTTCATGGTGGGCTTCGAGATGCTGGCCATGCCGCAGCGCGACATCACGCCCGAATCGGCGGCTCAGCTGTTGCGAAGCTGA
- a CDS encoding exo-alpha-sialidase — translation MMHRRGFLALGALPLLGQQLSGRQLQLSAEGRRIWLTYGNGLDAILKSSDDLGKSWVDRAVYSGKGKLMLGMRRGPRYANGVVSGIANGDLWAWREGSVVRVNDVANSAREGLHAMAAGGGKIYAAWLDLRTEGMKLYGSISSDGGKSWSPNLELYASPDGTICQCCHPSLLVDTAGKATVMFRNALGGMRDMYTMEWGSKPVKLGSGSWKINACPMDGGGMVRDGDGKLVTVWRRDTQVFLSRPGSDEELLGSGKQPVIVRGKEGLWVAWAEGKSIVVRSPDQQKKQVGEGAFVSMVARPDGGVLLGWENEGQLSFATAEPPIRA, via the coding sequence ATGATGCATCGACGTGGTTTTCTTGCTCTTGGCGCGCTCCCTCTGCTGGGACAGCAACTGAGTGGGCGGCAGCTTCAACTCAGCGCCGAAGGAAGGCGGATCTGGCTCACTTATGGCAATGGCCTCGATGCGATTTTGAAGAGTTCCGATGACCTTGGCAAGAGCTGGGTCGACCGCGCGGTGTACTCCGGCAAAGGCAAACTGATGCTCGGCATGCGCCGTGGCCCGCGCTATGCGAACGGCGTGGTGAGTGGAATCGCAAATGGCGATCTCTGGGCCTGGCGGGAAGGGTCGGTGGTGAGAGTCAACGATGTGGCGAATTCGGCTCGCGAAGGTCTGCACGCGATGGCCGCAGGCGGGGGCAAGATTTATGCGGCTTGGCTCGATCTTCGTACTGAAGGAATGAAGCTCTATGGCTCCATCAGTTCCGATGGCGGCAAGAGTTGGAGCCCGAACCTCGAACTTTATGCCTCGCCCGACGGTACCATCTGCCAGTGTTGCCATCCCAGCCTGCTCGTCGATACAGCCGGCAAAGCAACGGTGATGTTTCGCAACGCCCTCGGCGGCATGCGCGATATGTACACGATGGAATGGGGCAGTAAGCCCGTCAAGTTGGGCAGCGGAAGCTGGAAGATTAACGCCTGTCCGATGGACGGTGGCGGCATGGTGCGCGACGGCGACGGGAAACTGGTGACCGTTTGGCGTCGCGATACGCAGGTGTTTCTCTCGCGGCCCGGTAGCGATGAGGAGTTGCTCGGCAGCGGCAAGCAGCCGGTGATTGTCCGCGGCAAAGAAGGACTTTGGGTTGCCTGGGCCGAAGGAAAATCCATCGTCGTACGCAGCCCTGACCAACAGAAGAAGCAAGTCGGCGAGGGCGCCTTTGTCAGCATGGTGGCGCGTCCGGATGGGGGAGTGCTGCTGGGTTGGGAGAACGAAGGACAGCTCAGCTTCGCAACAGCTGAGCCGCCGATTCGGGCGTGA
- a CDS encoding sulfatase, whose protein sequence is MPLISRRGLLASLMPQPQTQPNILFIMSDDHAAHAISAYGSKINSTPNIDRLAKEGVRFDNCFCTNSICTPSRAAILTGQYSHINGVNTLDDSIDIKRPTIATHLQSFGYQTAMIGKWHLGTQPQGFDHWRILPGQGVYYDPFFLEKTGRKQYQGYCTDIITDFAIDFLKERDASKPFFLMCHHKAPHRPWDPGPKYKNLFDDKDIPEPSNLYQPVGRGLKMRVGEDTTERDLKMKPPEGLTGDALRKWAYQRYMKDYLRCVQSVDDSVGRILDHLDANNLRENTIVIYTSDQGFFLGDHGMFDKRLMYEESLRMPFLARYPKEIKAGTRNSDISLNIDFAPTFLDYAGMGRDPKMQGESFRQNLQGRTPPTWRQSMYYRYWMHDDRDHHVPGHYGVRTKTHKLIRYQTTEPEYELFDMKKDPHEMTNLASKQPALVATLKREITRLQHKYGDKPYELSSSQ, encoded by the coding sequence ATGCCTTTGATCTCCCGGCGAGGCCTGCTCGCCAGCCTCATGCCGCAGCCGCAGACCCAGCCGAACATTCTGTTCATCATGTCCGACGATCATGCCGCTCACGCCATCTCTGCTTACGGCAGCAAGATCAACTCCACGCCGAACATCGACCGGCTGGCGAAGGAAGGCGTTCGCTTCGACAACTGTTTCTGCACCAATTCCATCTGCACGCCATCCCGGGCCGCGATTCTAACCGGCCAGTACAGCCACATCAATGGCGTCAACACGCTCGATGACTCGATCGACATCAAGCGCCCCACAATTGCCACCCATCTCCAGAGCTTTGGCTACCAGACGGCGATGATCGGCAAATGGCATCTGGGCACCCAGCCGCAAGGCTTCGACCATTGGCGCATCCTGCCGGGACAAGGTGTCTATTACGACCCGTTCTTCCTCGAGAAGACGGGCCGCAAGCAATACCAGGGTTATTGCACGGACATCATCACTGATTTTGCGATCGACTTCTTGAAAGAACGCGATGCGAGCAAACCCTTCTTCCTGATGTGCCACCACAAGGCCCCTCATCGTCCCTGGGACCCTGGCCCGAAGTACAAAAATCTCTTCGATGACAAGGACATTCCGGAACCATCAAACCTCTATCAGCCCGTTGGCCGTGGCCTCAAAATGCGTGTTGGCGAAGACACCACCGAGCGCGACCTGAAAATGAAGCCGCCCGAAGGTCTCACCGGAGACGCACTCCGCAAGTGGGCCTACCAGCGCTATATGAAGGATTATCTGCGCTGTGTGCAGTCCGTGGACGATTCAGTCGGCCGCATCCTCGATCATTTAGACGCGAACAATCTGCGTGAAAACACCATCGTGATCTACACCTCAGACCAGGGCTTCTTCCTCGGCGATCATGGCATGTTCGACAAGCGGCTGATGTATGAGGAGTCCTTGCGGATGCCTTTCCTGGCTCGCTACCCGAAGGAGATCAAGGCCGGCACGAGGAACAGCGATATCTCACTGAACATCGACTTTGCGCCCACCTTCCTCGATTACGCGGGCATGGGCCGCGACCCGAAGATGCAGGGGGAAAGCTTCCGTCAGAATCTGCAAGGCAGAACCCCGCCCACTTGGCGGCAATCGATGTATTACCGCTACTGGATGCACGATGACCGGGACCACCATGTTCCCGGTCACTATGGCGTGCGCACGAAGACCCACAAGCTGATCCGCTACCAGACGACGGAGCCCGAGTATGAGCTCTTCGACATGAAGAAGGATCCGCATGAGATGACAAACCTTGCCTCGAAGCAGCCTGCTTTAGTAGCCACGCTCAAGCGGGAGATAACTCGCCTGCAGCATAAGTACGGCGATAAACCTTACGAACTAAGTTCGAGCCAATAA
- a CDS encoding amidohydrolase family protein, which yields MIIANIGTLLTLETEPLHNAFLEVDQGVVIRFGSMASAPRADVDAERRVVMPGFVDCHTHLANMGQMHGSFEDRCRAVAAAQPEELRASIERQIAMMLAFGTTTVEIKTCYGSPEKCLDAMPHDVIRTEMAPPDWTLWRQPHFVDALAEGMTAERLLATKTPVKVHVLDRGLEMALEAGAVSVEHLLHATKRDVATLAQTSTLAVLLPAMAYYTRAGRFAPARQLIDAGVKVALGTDSNPGDSPSFSMQMVMHLACREMGMTCEEAIRAATLHAAAALRLDHRLGSLAPGKDANFLILETGDYRDLPAVIGSNLVRKVYRRTYAAGELSPA from the coding sequence ATGATCATCGCGAACATCGGAACGCTACTCACGCTCGAAACGGAGCCGCTCCACAATGCTTTTCTCGAAGTGGACCAGGGTGTCGTCATCCGCTTTGGCTCGATGGCCTCGGCGCCCCGGGCTGATGTCGACGCCGAGCGCCGCGTCGTGATGCCAGGCTTTGTCGATTGCCACACGCATCTCGCCAACATGGGACAGATGCACGGCAGCTTCGAGGATCGTTGCCGCGCTGTGGCGGCAGCCCAGCCGGAAGAGCTCCGTGCTTCAATCGAGCGCCAGATCGCGATGATGCTTGCCTTCGGGACCACAACCGTCGAGATCAAGACCTGTTATGGATCTCCCGAAAAGTGTCTTGATGCGATGCCCCATGATGTGATTCGCACTGAGATGGCGCCGCCCGATTGGACCCTATGGAGACAGCCACACTTTGTCGATGCCCTGGCCGAAGGGATGACGGCGGAGCGCTTGCTGGCCACAAAAACTCCGGTGAAGGTGCATGTGCTCGATCGCGGACTGGAGATGGCGCTGGAGGCCGGAGCGGTCAGTGTGGAGCATCTGCTCCACGCAACCAAACGCGATGTGGCAACCCTCGCCCAAACCAGCACCCTTGCCGTGCTGTTGCCAGCCATGGCTTACTACACGCGTGCCGGGCGCTTTGCGCCGGCGCGACAACTGATCGATGCCGGCGTCAAGGTTGCTCTGGGCACCGACAGCAACCCAGGCGACTCGCCAAGCTTCTCCATGCAAATGGTGATGCACCTGGCCTGTCGGGAGATGGGCATGACTTGCGAGGAAGCGATTCGGGCGGCAACTCTGCATGCTGCCGCCGCGCTGCGGCTCGATCATCGATTGGGTTCACTGGCGCCCGGCAAGGATGCCAATTTTCTGATCCTCGAGACCGGCGATTACCGGGACCTGCCCGCCGTTATTGGCTCGAACTTAGTTCGTAAGGTTTATCGCCGTACTTATGCTGCAGGCGAGTTATCTCCCGCTTGA
- a CDS encoding YCF48-related protein produces MSQPLHLSRRALFAALPVFAAGPKFARVFHYVAPDSVLLLVDFAFGSDRRGWALGGLSHRGSGFKGIQLATDDGGNTWTQSELKFIPESLFVLDDSLLWAVSDKGEIWFSAEAGRDWRKLSKKKEARKLHFLDAENGFLIGEKKTFMRSSDGGKTWRHVPEGAQAKGNSENLAYRLIAFWNNKVGIVMGSSETTTPERLPGWMEPERVGRRVTPKLMVSLETGDGGLSWSAQDASTFGQIHRSVVGSDGTGFMLVKYEKSFSYGGEVYSFYPTSKRKGEKLLRVKDADVHDILYLPGDGVYLACTERLGNLPVPTKVRILHSKDYVNWTDLAVDYRAAAQRVYLSATPSGKVFAALDQATILSLR; encoded by the coding sequence TTGTCGCAGCCGCTGCATCTTAGCCGCCGCGCCCTGTTTGCGGCTTTGCCCGTCTTTGCAGCCGGTCCAAAGTTTGCGAGAGTTTTCCACTATGTGGCGCCGGATTCGGTTCTGTTGCTGGTGGACTTCGCTTTTGGATCGGATCGCCGCGGTTGGGCTCTCGGTGGACTCAGCCATCGCGGTTCCGGCTTCAAGGGCATTCAACTGGCGACTGACGATGGTGGAAACACCTGGACACAGTCGGAGTTAAAGTTCATTCCTGAATCCCTCTTTGTGTTGGACGACTCTTTGCTATGGGCGGTCAGCGACAAGGGCGAGATCTGGTTCAGCGCGGAAGCCGGCCGCGATTGGCGCAAGCTCTCGAAAAAGAAGGAAGCGCGCAAGCTTCACTTCCTGGATGCTGAGAACGGTTTTCTCATCGGTGAGAAAAAGACCTTCATGCGCAGCTCGGATGGCGGCAAGACTTGGCGCCATGTGCCCGAAGGAGCGCAGGCCAAGGGCAATAGCGAGAACCTGGCCTACCGTCTGATTGCCTTCTGGAACAACAAAGTCGGCATTGTCATGGGAAGCTCCGAGACGACCACTCCGGAGCGCTTACCGGGATGGATGGAGCCAGAGCGGGTGGGCAGGCGTGTAACGCCAAAGCTCATGGTGAGCCTGGAAACTGGGGACGGCGGCCTCTCTTGGAGCGCTCAGGACGCATCCACCTTCGGCCAGATCCATCGCAGCGTGGTTGGAAGCGATGGCACTGGTTTTATGCTGGTGAAGTATGAGAAGTCCTTCTCCTACGGTGGGGAAGTGTACTCCTTCTATCCCACCAGCAAACGAAAGGGCGAGAAGCTCTTGCGTGTCAAGGATGCAGACGTTCACGACATCCTCTATCTGCCAGGCGATGGGGTCTATCTTGCCTGTACGGAGCGGCTGGGCAATCTGCCTGTCCCTACGAAGGTACGGATCCTGCATTCGAAGGATTATGTGAATTGGACAGACCTTGCCGTCGATTACCGTGCTGCGGCGCAGCGCGTGTATCTCTCGGCAACGCCGTCCGGCAAAGTATTCGCAGCTCTCGATCAAGCAACCATTCTGTCCTTGCGATGA
- a CDS encoding GAF domain-containing protein, with product MSKVKELERQLDLAQQQLRVFQKISRFMVKDLNLKQVLAGINALVLEFMRGDSCLLYLLDKGDLLLCSSNNPSPGTLGNLRLRLDEGLTGWVARERRLVAISKEAFTDPRFKGFAELPEDQYEAFLSAPIIARNKVVGVINVQHRKPHVFTGEEMETLTTVGEQVGVLLSLARLESGVTSEEVGALVAAAAS from the coding sequence GTGTCCAAGGTAAAAGAGCTGGAACGACAACTGGATCTCGCGCAGCAACAACTGCGTGTTTTTCAGAAGATCAGCCGCTTCATGGTCAAGGACTTGAACCTGAAGCAAGTGCTGGCTGGTATTAACGCGTTGGTATTGGAATTCATGCGTGGGGACTCTTGTCTGCTGTACTTGCTGGACAAGGGCGACCTGCTCTTGTGTTCTTCGAACAACCCCTCGCCGGGAACTCTCGGCAATTTGCGTTTGCGTCTGGACGAAGGTCTTACGGGCTGGGTGGCCCGCGAGCGTCGGCTGGTTGCCATCAGCAAAGAGGCCTTTACAGATCCTAGATTTAAGGGCTTTGCCGAATTGCCGGAAGATCAGTATGAGGCCTTCCTATCCGCACCGATCATTGCACGCAATAAGGTAGTGGGTGTCATCAACGTGCAACATCGCAAACCGCATGTCTTCACAGGCGAGGAAATGGAAACCCTGACTACGGTTGGCGAACAAGTGGGCGTGCTGTTGAGTCTGGCCCGGCTGGAGAGTGGTGTGACTTCCGAGGAAGTGGGTGCCCTTGTCGCAGCCGCTGCATCTTAG
- a CDS encoding RraA family protein yields the protein MSRLALVFLLAFSASAQVHLFSKDQMIQYTAKNPYERFADGRPKVPDAVLEKMKGLSVEEIWKILNSSGYQNTYAGDFQQLHSGMKLIGRAVTAQFMPAREDIMEVEDKGASDRGWAKSEHQRVIDQLQPGDVLVADLFSKIEGGTLVGDNLAAAIHSATGNGFVVDGAIRDLEGIFPMQMNIYYRGVHPSAVRDIMLTGYNVPVRIGNAVVMPGDIVFGDRTGVYFVPPHLIEKILQTAEETHIHDEWTKDKFSKGHYKSTDLYPTPKDPALKKEYEDYKKKRLR from the coding sequence ATGTCCCGGCTGGCCCTCGTCTTCTTGCTCGCGTTTTCTGCGAGTGCGCAAGTGCATCTGTTTAGCAAAGACCAGATGATTCAGTACACCGCGAAGAATCCGTATGAACGATTTGCAGATGGGCGCCCCAAGGTGCCTGACGCAGTTCTCGAGAAGATGAAGGGCCTGTCGGTCGAAGAGATCTGGAAGATCCTGAATAGCTCAGGCTATCAGAATACTTATGCCGGAGACTTCCAGCAACTGCACTCCGGCATGAAGCTGATTGGCCGCGCGGTGACGGCGCAGTTCATGCCGGCCCGCGAAGACATCATGGAAGTGGAAGACAAGGGCGCGAGCGATCGTGGTTGGGCAAAGAGCGAGCACCAGCGCGTGATCGATCAATTGCAGCCCGGCGATGTGCTGGTGGCCGACCTCTTCTCCAAGATCGAAGGCGGCACACTCGTGGGCGACAATCTGGCAGCCGCCATCCATAGCGCCACCGGCAATGGCTTTGTGGTGGATGGAGCGATTCGCGATCTCGAAGGCATCTTCCCGATGCAGATGAATATCTACTATCGCGGCGTCCATCCGTCCGCGGTGCGCGACATCATGCTCACCGGCTACAACGTGCCAGTGCGGATCGGCAATGCGGTCGTGATGCCGGGCGACATTGTGTTCGGCGACCGTACCGGTGTTTACTTCGTGCCGCCACATCTGATCGAAAAGATTCTGCAAACCGCCGAAGAAACTCACATTCACGACGAATGGACGAAAGATAAGTTCTCGAAAGGCCACTACAAATCGACCGACCTTTACCCCACTCCCAAGGACCCGGCGCTGAAGAAAGAATACGAAGACTATAAGAAGAAGCGCCTGCGATAA
- a CDS encoding phosphoglycerate kinase has protein sequence MAKLSIRDLDLKGKTVFIRVDFNVPLTNGGKEITSDKRIRASVPTIEYALEQGAAVVLASHLGRPKGKPNAEMSLAPIAVRLSEILKKPVEMAKDCIGVTKPAPGSVLLLENLRFHAEEEANDAAFSKQLAEGIDVYINDAFGAAHRAHASTVGIIQFVPQAAAGLLMDKELDYLTRVTANPEHPSVAIIGGAKVSDKIEVIQNLLKVTDKLLIGGAMAYTFLKSQGLPIGKSLVEEDKLDLAKELLATSGDKLMLPVDHAVSPEFKADAGYATVDQIPDGQMALDIGPKTIEAYVATISAARTIIWNGPMGVFEMPPFDKGTMAVANAVAEATDKGAISVVGGGDSEKAVKTAGISDRVSHVSTGGGASLEFLSGLELPGVAALSGK, from the coding sequence ATGGCAAAGCTATCCATTCGCGATCTTGACCTCAAGGGCAAGACAGTTTTCATTCGCGTTGACTTCAACGTTCCGCTCACCAACGGCGGTAAAGAGATCACATCGGACAAGCGCATCCGCGCCTCCGTCCCCACCATCGAATACGCTCTCGAGCAAGGCGCTGCCGTCGTTCTCGCCAGCCATCTGGGCCGGCCCAAGGGCAAGCCGAACGCAGAGATGAGCTTGGCCCCGATTGCCGTCCGCCTCAGCGAAATTCTGAAGAAGCCGGTCGAAATGGCCAAGGACTGCATCGGCGTCACGAAGCCCGCTCCCGGCTCTGTGCTGCTGCTCGAGAACCTGCGTTTCCACGCCGAAGAAGAAGCCAACGACGCGGCCTTCTCAAAGCAACTCGCTGAAGGAATCGACGTATACATCAACGACGCCTTTGGCGCCGCGCATCGTGCCCATGCCTCAACCGTGGGCATCATCCAGTTTGTCCCCCAGGCCGCGGCGGGCCTGCTGATGGACAAGGAACTCGACTACCTCACGCGCGTTACGGCCAACCCCGAACATCCTTCGGTTGCCATCATTGGCGGCGCCAAGGTGAGCGACAAGATCGAAGTGATCCAGAACCTGCTCAAGGTGACTGACAAGCTTCTGATCGGTGGCGCAATGGCCTACACCTTCCTCAAGAGCCAGGGCCTGCCGATCGGCAAGAGTCTGGTGGAGGAAGATAAGCTCGACTTGGCAAAGGAGTTGCTTGCCACCTCCGGCGATAAGTTGATGCTGCCAGTGGACCACGCCGTCAGCCCGGAATTCAAGGCTGATGCAGGCTACGCCACGGTAGACCAGATTCCTGATGGCCAGATGGCGCTCGACATCGGCCCGAAGACGATCGAAGCCTATGTCGCAACGATCTCTGCCGCGCGTACCATCATCTGGAACGGACCGATGGGCGTGTTTGAAATGCCTCCCTTTGACAAGGGCACGATGGCTGTTGCCAATGCGGTGGCAGAAGCAACCGACAAGGGTGCGATCAGCGTGGTGGGCGGTGGCGATAGCGAAAAGGCTGTCAAGACTGCGGGGATCAGTGATAGAGTTTCTCACGTGTCCACAGGCGGTGGCGCCAGCCTCGAGTTCCTCAGTGGTCTCGAACTGCCTGGCGTAGCTGCCCTCTCAGGCAAATAG
- a CDS encoding BadF/BadG/BcrA/BcrD ATPase family protein, whose protein sequence is MTQYFLGVDGGQSSTTAIIADENGHILHIGKGGPCNHVKTGDGRAKFENAILGCLGSHARLRFRAACLGFSGGPKDKEALVRQMIAAEQYSVTNDGLIALTGATGGEPGIIVVGGTGSIAYGRNARGELRRAGGWGYIFGDEGGGFDITREAVRASLRMEEGWGPATSLREKLLAMTHSEDANDLVHRLYTSDFPRPLIASYSKLVDQAAREGDPIAIGILNRAAQALAGFASSVRSTLFAPDEKPVVCPVGNVYNSEILRARFEMLVENTQDPLYGPASGALIEAWRMAGNPVLTAHLPKAEK, encoded by the coding sequence ATGACTCAATACTTCCTGGGCGTTGACGGCGGCCAATCGAGCACGACGGCCATCATCGCAGACGAGAACGGCCACATCCTGCACATTGGCAAAGGCGGCCCCTGCAACCATGTCAAAACCGGCGATGGCCGGGCCAAGTTCGAGAATGCGATTCTCGGTTGTCTGGGGAGCCACGCCCGGCTTCGTTTTCGCGCCGCTTGCCTGGGTTTCAGCGGTGGGCCCAAGGACAAGGAAGCGCTAGTGCGCCAGATGATCGCCGCCGAGCAGTATTCCGTCACCAACGATGGCCTGATTGCGCTGACTGGCGCGACGGGAGGAGAACCCGGCATCATCGTTGTCGGCGGAACGGGCTCCATCGCCTATGGCCGGAATGCCCGCGGGGAATTGAGGCGGGCCGGAGGCTGGGGCTACATCTTCGGCGATGAAGGCGGTGGCTTCGACATCACAAGAGAGGCGGTGCGCGCCAGTCTGCGCATGGAAGAGGGCTGGGGACCGGCCACTTCGCTGCGCGAGAAGCTGCTGGCGATGACGCACTCCGAAGACGCAAACGATCTCGTGCATCGCCTCTATACGAGCGATTTTCCGCGTCCCTTGATCGCCTCCTATTCAAAGCTTGTCGATCAAGCGGCGCGCGAAGGCGACCCGATCGCCATTGGCATCCTCAACCGGGCCGCGCAAGCGCTGGCGGGCTTTGCTTCGAGCGTCCGCAGCACGCTGTTTGCGCCGGATGAAAAGCCAGTGGTCTGCCCGGTGGGCAATGTCTACAACAGCGAAATTCTGCGGGCCCGCTTCGAGATGCTGGTCGAGAATACACAGGACCCGCTGTATGGTCCAGCCTCGGGCGCACTCATCGAAGCATGGCGAATGGCAGGCAATCCGGTCCTCACGGCTCATCTGCCAAAGGCAGAGAAGTAA